A genome region from Sphingomonas anseongensis includes the following:
- a CDS encoding P1 family peptidase, whose amino-acid sequence MAVAPDKVARDDCTMRSLLLLAAILVTGAASAADHRPRAREAGITFGILSTGPLNAITDVAGVKVGQVTIVEGTSIRTGVTAILPHGGNLYQDKVPAGFAVGNAYGKFMGSTQVKELGEIETPILLTNTLNVPEAAAGTVEWTLRQPGNEQVRSVNAVVGETNDGYLNDIRARRVKPSDTIAAIEGARTGPVQEGSVGAGTGTIAFGWKGGIGTSSRKLPASLGGWTVGVLVQTNYGGVLQVAGTPVGQKLGKYFLKDELSKASGDGSCIVVIATDAPLSDRNLERLAHRGLLGIARTGSPMTNGSGEYAIAFSTNADVRRTAERRAKPSAIVDLPNDQVSPLFEAAVEAAEEAAINSMFAATSMDGDQGHHIDALPVDDVLKLYRSTRR is encoded by the coding sequence ATGGCGGTTGCGCCCGACAAGGTCGCGCGCGATGACTGCACAATGCGCAGCCTGCTCCTTCTTGCCGCTATCCTCGTGACTGGCGCCGCCTCTGCCGCGGATCATCGGCCGCGTGCGCGCGAGGCGGGTATCACGTTCGGCATCCTTTCCACGGGGCCGCTGAACGCCATAACGGACGTCGCCGGAGTGAAGGTCGGCCAGGTTACGATCGTCGAAGGAACGTCCATCCGAACTGGCGTGACGGCAATCCTGCCGCATGGCGGAAATCTGTACCAGGACAAGGTCCCCGCCGGCTTCGCGGTCGGCAATGCCTACGGCAAGTTCATGGGATCGACGCAGGTGAAGGAGCTCGGGGAGATCGAAACGCCGATCCTGCTTACGAACACGCTCAACGTGCCCGAAGCAGCGGCGGGGACCGTTGAGTGGACGCTTAGGCAGCCGGGAAACGAGCAGGTTCGCTCGGTCAACGCGGTCGTAGGCGAGACCAACGACGGCTACCTCAACGACATACGCGCCCGGCGCGTGAAGCCCTCCGACACGATTGCGGCGATCGAGGGAGCGAGAACTGGCCCGGTCCAGGAAGGCTCGGTCGGCGCCGGCACGGGCACCATCGCGTTCGGCTGGAAAGGCGGGATCGGGACAAGCTCCCGCAAGCTTCCGGCCAGTTTGGGTGGCTGGACCGTCGGAGTGCTGGTCCAGACCAATTACGGGGGCGTGCTTCAGGTGGCGGGAACTCCGGTCGGGCAGAAACTCGGCAAATACTTTCTCAAGGACGAGCTATCGAAGGCTAGCGGAGACGGATCCTGCATCGTCGTCATCGCGACCGATGCCCCACTTTCCGACCGCAATCTGGAGCGGCTCGCCCATCGCGGACTCCTCGGTATCGCCCGGACGGGCTCGCCCATGACCAATGGCTCGGGCGAGTATGCGATCGCCTTTTCGACAAATGCGGATGTGCGGCGGACGGCAGAGCGGCGGGCAAAGCCGAGTGCGATCGTCGACCTGCCCAACGACCAGGTTTCACCTCTCTTCGAAGCCGCGGTCGAGGCTGCCGAGGAGGCCGCGATCAACTCCATGTTCGCGGCGACCTCGATGGATGGGGACCAGGGCCATCACATCGACGCCCTGCCCGTCGACGACGTCCTGAAGCTCTACCGCAGCACTCGCCGCTAA
- the ygiD gene encoding 4,5-DOPA dioxygenase extradiol yields MSRMPAIFIGHGSPMNTLELNGFTRGWKAVGKALPRPRAIVVISAHWFFGATAVTAMERPRTIHDFYGFPPELFAVQYPAPGAPDVAQEVADALAPVWCGLDRDQWGLDHGTWSVLVHVYPDRDIPVVQLSINALKPFDYHVQLGRKLAPLRDSNILILASGNVVHNLRRVEWDKPDSAFDWAERFDDAAMDQLRSNPGDILKLVDHPDYALAVPTPDHFIPLLYIAGVAAESGEPMEPFLKGYSMGSLSMTCYSAGADLHCVETEGAAEIPEGVPPDETNT; encoded by the coding sequence ATGAGCAGGATGCCCGCCATCTTCATCGGCCACGGAAGCCCGATGAACACGCTCGAGCTCAACGGCTTCACGCGCGGCTGGAAGGCGGTCGGCAAGGCACTGCCTCGGCCCCGCGCGATCGTCGTCATCTCCGCGCACTGGTTCTTCGGAGCCACTGCCGTGACAGCCATGGAGCGGCCCCGCACGATTCACGACTTCTACGGATTCCCGCCCGAGCTCTTCGCGGTTCAATACCCCGCCCCAGGAGCGCCCGATGTGGCGCAGGAGGTGGCGGACGCGCTTGCGCCTGTCTGGTGCGGTCTCGACCGCGACCAGTGGGGGCTCGACCACGGTACGTGGAGCGTCCTCGTGCACGTCTATCCGGACAGGGACATTCCAGTCGTCCAGCTCTCTATCAATGCGCTGAAGCCGTTCGATTATCATGTCCAGCTGGGACGAAAGCTCGCGCCGCTACGGGACAGCAACATCCTGATTCTCGCCAGCGGCAACGTGGTTCACAACCTTCGGAGGGTTGAGTGGGACAAGCCGGATTCGGCTTTCGACTGGGCGGAGCGCTTCGACGACGCCGCGATGGATCAGCTGCGGTCCAATCCGGGCGACATCCTCAAGTTGGTGGATCATCCAGACTATGCGTTGGCGGTGCCGACGCCCGACCATTTCATCCCGCTTCTCTACATAGCCGGCGTCGCCGCGGAATCGGGCGAGCCGATGGAGCCGTTCCTGAAGGGCTATTCGATGGGGTCGCTGTCGATGACCTGCTACAGCGCGGGGGCGGACCTTCACTG
- a CDS encoding alpha/beta fold hydrolase, which translates to MPLFLELVRMVSQDNPELAGKALDGLAKYEQAPRLLKRDPRPAVATAGAVTLRDYGGSGRPLVLVPSLINPPSILDLDEHVSLAGALSTMGRRVLLVDWGEAARRPGMSVSNHVEKSLTTLIGELGEPPALLGYCLGGTMAIAAANLVAVERVVTLAAPWRFGGYPLEAREPLQQLWESAKPPAQQLHVLPMEVLQSAFWSLDPKRTVTKFARFAELPPDGEEAQRFVALEDWANEGEPLPYPAARELMEDLFGSDLPGRNQWRVAGKAMSDRLTCPLLNITASNDRITPAATAPAGRAIPIDSGHVGMIVGSARAKLHEALADFLGK; encoded by the coding sequence TTGCCGCTGTTCCTCGAGCTTGTTCGGATGGTGTCGCAGGACAATCCGGAGCTGGCGGGGAAAGCGCTCGACGGGCTGGCCAAGTACGAACAGGCACCCCGGTTGTTGAAGCGCGATCCGAGGCCGGCTGTCGCAACGGCGGGCGCCGTAACGCTTCGCGATTATGGCGGGTCCGGACGGCCGCTGGTGCTCGTGCCGTCGCTGATCAACCCGCCCAGCATCCTCGACCTCGACGAGCATGTGTCACTCGCCGGCGCCCTCAGCACAATGGGCCGCCGAGTGCTTCTGGTCGATTGGGGGGAGGCGGCCAGGCGGCCCGGAATGAGCGTAAGCAACCATGTCGAGAAAAGTCTGACGACGCTGATCGGGGAGTTGGGCGAGCCCCCGGCGCTGCTCGGCTATTGCCTCGGCGGGACTATGGCGATCGCCGCCGCCAACCTGGTAGCGGTGGAGCGCGTCGTCACCCTGGCCGCGCCCTGGCGCTTCGGCGGATACCCTCTCGAAGCGCGCGAGCCGCTCCAGCAGCTTTGGGAAAGCGCGAAGCCTCCAGCGCAGCAGTTGCACGTGCTTCCCATGGAAGTGCTTCAAAGCGCCTTTTGGTCGCTCGATCCCAAGCGAACGGTCACGAAGTTCGCGCGCTTTGCCGAGCTTCCGCCCGATGGCGAGGAAGCGCAACGTTTCGTCGCACTCGAGGATTGGGCGAACGAAGGCGAGCCTCTGCCCTATCCTGCCGCCCGGGAACTGATGGAAGACCTGTTCGGCAGCGACCTGCCCGGTCGCAACCAGTGGCGCGTGGCCGGCAAGGCAATGAGCGATCGCCTCACCTGCCCGCTTCTCAACATTACCGCGTCAAACGACCGGATCACGCCCGCCGCGACGGCTCCGGCAGGTCGAGCGATCCCAATCGATTCCGGCCATGTGGGCATGATCGTCGGCTCCGCGCGAGCAAAGCTGCACGAGGCGCTGGCGGATTTTCTTGGCAAGTGA
- a CDS encoding AI-2E family transporter — translation MEQSAGQVRYSPANPAEFEVAEKKEVPGNSEFVRRTLIVLGLVALVFLAWQLRTVIVLLFGAVVVATIIRAIADPCTNRLRVPEGLAVLLAVLVIVVLVGGVGWMLGNQIAAQTETLADTLPTAFRTVDGWLANLGLAHPIQSWLAELHQHGGALVSRFSTWLSDASTGLANLLIVFFGGIFLAAEPRFYRTGVIKLVPPHRRALVADAMRDSENALRLWLRGQLAAMLVIGVMTGAGLWLLGVESWLVLGILAGFLEFIPFAGPILSAIPAILIALVQSPELALWTALMYVFVQHAEAYLIQPLIQQYAVEVPAVVLLFALLAFAVLFGIIGVIFAAPLTVVCYVLVKRLYIVEALETPTPIPGEYKK, via the coding sequence GTGGAACAGTCTGCGGGGCAGGTGCGCTACAGTCCGGCAAATCCGGCGGAGTTCGAGGTGGCTGAGAAGAAAGAGGTGCCCGGCAATTCGGAGTTCGTACGGCGGACGTTGATCGTCCTCGGTCTCGTCGCGCTCGTATTCCTCGCCTGGCAACTTCGAACCGTCATCGTGCTGTTGTTCGGGGCGGTGGTCGTGGCGACGATCATCCGAGCGATCGCCGATCCCTGCACGAACAGGCTGCGCGTGCCGGAAGGGCTAGCGGTTCTTCTGGCGGTTCTGGTCATTGTTGTTCTTGTTGGCGGCGTTGGCTGGATGCTCGGCAACCAGATCGCGGCGCAGACAGAGACGCTCGCAGATACTTTGCCTACGGCGTTCCGGACTGTTGACGGATGGCTGGCGAACCTTGGGCTTGCCCATCCAATCCAGAGCTGGCTGGCCGAACTGCACCAGCATGGCGGAGCGCTCGTGTCGCGGTTCAGCACATGGTTGTCGGACGCAAGCACGGGACTCGCCAACCTGCTGATCGTATTCTTCGGCGGAATCTTCCTCGCCGCGGAACCTCGCTTCTACCGGACCGGTGTGATCAAGCTTGTGCCGCCGCATCGGCGAGCACTCGTTGCCGACGCGATGCGCGATTCCGAGAACGCCCTGCGTCTCTGGCTCCGGGGCCAGCTGGCAGCGATGCTGGTGATCGGGGTGATGACGGGGGCGGGGCTGTGGCTGCTTGGGGTAGAGTCCTGGCTAGTTCTTGGAATCCTTGCCGGCTTCCTCGAATTCATCCCCTTCGCCGGGCCGATCCTGTCCGCGATTCCGGCGATCCTGATCGCTCTCGTCCAGAGCCCTGAGCTCGCACTGTGGACGGCGCTGATGTACGTCTTCGTGCAGCACGCCGAGGCGTACCTCATCCAGCCGCTCATCCAGCAATATGCTGTCGAGGTGCCGGCCGTCGTCCTGCTCTTCGCTCTTCTCGCGTTCGCGGTTCTATTCGGGATCATCGGCGTTATCTTCGCCGCCCCGCTCACCGTGGTCTGCTACGTCCTCGTCAAACGGCTCTACATCGTCGAGGCGCTTGAGACGCCGACGCCAATCCCCGGCGAATACAAGAAGTAA
- a CDS encoding amidohydrolase family protein, which produces MRARHCLAAAAALLTAGTLSAAPVLAPPVAPGADVQPFVRVPSGRIAITHVRVIDGTGAASAEDWTVLIDGARIAGVQAASDAVPDGYRAIDATGKTLIPGIVAMHNHMFYIARPNLTPEGRADDPLVVPQMTFTAPRLYLANGVTTMRTTGSVEPYADLNVKAQIDAGAMPGPHMNVTGPYLEGANSPFIQMHQLRDADDARQTVAFWAEQGVNSFKAYMNITRAELGAAVKEAHRRGLKVTGHLCSVTYPEAAALGIDDLEHGFFVNTQLDPGKTPDVCPDTGGTPTLIAMKPGSSEANALIKLLVDHRVAVTSTLPVFEQSLPLHAPLNPRAMAVLTPEARNDYLYLRNLAATRGGSARGEAFREAYNNNAGLERQFAMSGGLLIAGPDPTGNGGVIPGFGDQREIELLVQDAGFSPVEAIRIATLNGAIFMGLQDHIGSIQAGKIADLVLIDGNPVAAITDIEKVDTVFKDGVGYDSAKLLDSVKGRYGQY; this is translated from the coding sequence GTGAGAGCTCGACATTGTCTGGCGGCGGCTGCCGCGCTTCTGACCGCTGGCACGCTGTCGGCCGCACCAGTGCTCGCTCCACCGGTTGCTCCGGGAGCGGACGTGCAGCCGTTCGTACGCGTTCCGTCCGGACGGATCGCCATCACGCACGTTCGAGTGATCGACGGCACTGGCGCTGCGTCCGCCGAGGACTGGACCGTCCTGATCGACGGAGCCCGAATTGCTGGAGTTCAGGCGGCGAGCGATGCCGTGCCGGACGGTTACCGGGCCATCGACGCGACGGGGAAGACTCTGATCCCCGGCATCGTCGCGATGCACAACCACATGTTCTACATCGCGCGGCCGAACCTCACGCCCGAGGGCCGGGCCGACGATCCACTTGTCGTCCCGCAAATGACGTTCACCGCGCCGCGCCTCTACCTGGCGAACGGCGTGACGACGATGCGGACGACCGGGAGCGTCGAGCCGTACGCCGACCTCAACGTCAAGGCGCAGATCGACGCCGGGGCGATGCCCGGGCCGCACATGAACGTCACCGGCCCGTATCTGGAAGGCGCAAACAGCCCCTTCATCCAGATGCACCAGCTGCGCGATGCCGACGATGCCCGCCAGACGGTCGCGTTCTGGGCCGAGCAGGGCGTCAATTCCTTCAAGGCTTATATGAACATCACCCGCGCGGAGCTTGGTGCAGCGGTCAAGGAGGCGCATCGGCGAGGGCTTAAGGTCACCGGACACCTCTGCTCGGTCACCTATCCCGAAGCTGCCGCGCTCGGCATCGACGACCTGGAGCACGGCTTCTTCGTCAACACCCAGCTCGATCCGGGAAAGACGCCTGACGTGTGTCCCGACACGGGCGGAACACCGACACTGATCGCGATGAAGCCCGGAAGTTCTGAGGCCAACGCGCTGATCAAGCTGCTCGTCGACCATCGGGTCGCCGTGACCTCGACTTTGCCGGTGTTCGAGCAGAGCCTGCCGCTTCACGCGCCGCTGAACCCAAGGGCGATGGCCGTGCTGACTCCGGAAGCGCGCAACGACTATCTCTACCTTCGCAATCTCGCCGCGACCCGCGGCGGCAGCGCTCGAGGCGAGGCGTTCCGGGAGGCTTACAATAACAATGCGGGCCTGGAGCGTCAGTTCGCGATGTCCGGCGGTCTTCTCATTGCCGGGCCCGACCCGACCGGAAATGGCGGCGTGATCCCCGGCTTCGGCGACCAGCGTGAGATCGAGCTTTTGGTTCAGGACGCCGGGTTCAGTCCGGTCGAAGCAATCCGAATCGCCACCCTGAACGGCGCGATCTTCATGGGGCTCCAGGATCACATCGGCTCGATCCAGGCGGGCAAGATCGCCGACCTGGTGCTGATCGATGGCAATCCAGTGGCGGCAATCACCGACATCGAGAAGGTGGACACCGTCTTCAAGGACGGCGTCGGCTACGACAGCGCCAAGCTGCTGGATTCAGTGAAGGGCCGCTACGGCCAATATTAG